CAAGCCCAGGGAATCCGGATTAATATTGTCATATCATCCGCTGAGCGCTTTTTTGCGCAAGGGTTCTCTTGGCCCCGATTGGATGCGGACACATGTTCACAGTCTATGTGGTTCCAGTTAGGTGTTGGGCTGATCCGTCCCCTCCAAGCTTAAAGCCCCAGGAATTTATTCTGGTCGAAGGCTTTCTTGTTCTTTAATATAAAGTAAACGGCCCTTCCCAGCTTATGGGCCAGGATGGACAGGGCTTTTCCTTTGCCGTGTTTATTGGTGAGTCTGTCCAAATATCTTTTTCCCGGCTCGTTACCCTTGAGAAAGAGGGCAGCGGCCTCACTGAAGGCCCACTTGAGATGGGCGTTGCCGATTTTTTTACCGCTCGTGCCCATTTTTCTACCACTGGACTCTTTGGCGCATTTTACCAATCGGCCGTAAGAGGCAAAGTCCTGGACGGTTGGAAAGCGGTTGATGTTTTCGATTTCGTAGAGGATAACCAGCCCCAGGATTTTTCCGATGCCGGGGACGGTCTGGAGCAGAGCATAGGCCAGCGGGTCGTGGTGTTTGGCG
The sequence above is a segment of the Candidatus Desulfatibia profunda genome. Coding sequences within it:
- a CDS encoding IS110 family transposase, whose product is MVTAYDPVIAQLERYIVQTAKHHDPLAYALLQTVPGIGKILGLVILYEIENINRFPTVQDFASYGRLVKCAKESSGRKMGTSGKKIGNAHLKWAFSEAAALFLKGNEPGKRYLDRLTNKHGKGKALSILAHKLGRAVYFILKNKKAFDQNKFLGL